The following are encoded in a window of Schistocerca cancellata isolate TAMUIC-IGC-003103 unplaced genomic scaffold, iqSchCanc2.1 HiC_scaffold_1150, whole genome shotgun sequence genomic DNA:
- the LOC126160072 gene encoding trophinin-like, translating to MSAAFARSAAIARSAAFARSAAFAMRAASAGSAAFARGGAFARSAASARSAAFARSAAFARSAALLRRAGSARSAAIARSAAFARRADFAGSAAFAGSAAFAWSGAFARSAAFAGSAASARSAAFARSTAFASSAAFARSAAIARSAASARNCCLRKEGCLRKEGCLRSECRLRKG from the coding sequence atgagtgctgccttcgcaaggagtgctgccatcgcaaggagtgctgccttcgcaaggagtgctgccttcgcaatgagggctgcctctgcagggagtgctgccttcgcaaggggtggtgccttcgcaaggagtgctgcctctgcaaggagtgctgccttcgcaaggagtgctgccttcgctaggagtgctgcccttctaaggagagctggttccgcaaggagtgctgccatcgctaggagtgctgctttcgcaaggagggctgacttcgcagggagtgctgcctttgcagggagtgctgccttcgcatggagtggtgccttcgcaaggagtgctgccttcgcaggcagtgctgcatccgcaaggagtgctgccttcgcaaggagtactgccttcgcaagtagtgctgcatttgcaaggagcgctgccatcgcaaggagtgctgcctccgctaggaattgctgccttcgcaaggagggctgccttcgcaaagagggctgccttcgcagcgagtgccgccttcgcaaggggtaa